A DNA window from Candidatus Methanoperedens sp. contains the following coding sequences:
- a CDS encoding UPF0175 family protein: MRNIFLRILSTAPGLPPQNPGEAPPMAGFIRYQPVAYGRNIFAEEKWMRWGQDRIFVDLEAVMQTLIIKELKLVIMTVAAKTIKTEIQLPVDILYSLGIDKTRIEYFVKKNFLLELYREGKISLAKMAALLGVSRTEMLGIMKDSNIPLNYGISELNEDIETAKRMGI; encoded by the coding sequence ATGCGAAATATATTCCTGAGAATATTATCAACGGCGCCGGGGTTGCCACCCCAGAACCCCGGTGAGGCGCCGCCGATGGCGGGGTTTATAAGATATCAACCGGTTGCTTATGGCAGGAACATATTCGCGGAAGAAAAATGGATGCGGTGGGGGCAGGATCGTATTTTTGTGGATTTGGAAGCAGTTATGCAAACGCTTATAATAAAAGAACTAAAATTAGTTATTATGACAGTAGCTGCAAAAACCATCAAAACAGAGATACAATTACCTGTTGATATTTTATATTCACTTGGTATCGATAAAACTCGTATTGAATATTTTGTGAAGAAGAATTTCCTGCTGGAACTTTACAGGGAAGGGAAGATATCTCTTGCCAAAATGGCGGCTTTGCTTGGAGTGAGTCGAACCGAGATGCTGGGGATCATGAAAGATTCGAATATCCCTTTGAACTATGGGATTTCGGAACTCAATGAAGATATTGAAACTGCGAAAAGAATGGGAATATAG
- the cas4 gene encoding CRISPR-associated protein Cas4, giving the protein MAISNPTLKKEEKAQPDDIIAGAMRITGVKVTYYFICHTKLWLFSHNITLEKDHDNVNIGKQLHEDRYKRDSKEITIDQTISIDFIRKGDTIVLHEIKKTKSMEEAHRWQMLYYLYYLKSKGIQATGEINYPLVSKKEEITLLGKDESDMENVINDIRKIAMGRMPVPEKTRICPKCAYYEFCFGDEV; this is encoded by the coding sequence ATGGCAATATCAAATCCAACGTTGAAAAAAGAAGAAAAAGCGCAACCTGACGACATAATAGCCGGAGCCATGCGCATCACTGGCGTTAAAGTAACATACTATTTCATATGTCATACAAAACTCTGGTTATTCTCGCACAACATCACACTTGAGAAGGATCATGACAATGTGAATATCGGGAAACAGCTGCATGAAGACCGCTATAAGCGCGACTCAAAAGAGATCACCATTGACCAGACGATAAGCATCGATTTCATCAGGAAGGGAGATACCATTGTTCTCCATGAAATAAAGAAGACAAAAAGCATGGAAGAGGCGCACCGCTGGCAGATGCTGTATTACCTGTATTATCTCAAATCAAAAGGCATACAGGCCACCGGGGAGATAAATTACCCCCTCGTTAGCAAGAAAGAAGAGATAACTCTTCTTGGAAAGGATGAATCCGATATGGAAAATGTGATAAATGATATCAGGAAGATCGCGATGGGAAGAATGCCCGTGCCTGAGAAGACCAGGATATGCCCGAAATGCGCTTATTATGAATTTTGTTTCGGAGATGAAGTATGA
- the cas1b gene encoding type I-B CRISPR-associated endonuclease Cas1, whose protein sequence is MKEDYYITQDGGLTRHENTVYFENDNTKRALPVNKIYSIYAYGRLSFSSGVVDYLAKSGIPIHFFNYYGFYEGSFYPRETLISGDLTVKQTSNYLDSAKRLILAKCFVEGACGNILRNLNYYARDNKSLETHIGGIESEIARLPGTETIPEVMNVEGRIRNLYYTALDEIFPENYKIIKRSRMPPENRMNTLISFGNSLMYTTTLSEIYNTQLNPTISFLHEPFERRFSLALDVSEIFKPIIIDRIILKLVNKNMLDDDCFRGEIGDMLLSEKGKKLFLTEYNEKLSTTIKHRGLEQNVSFKRLIRLELYKLVKHCLGEKDYKPLIMWW, encoded by the coding sequence ATGAAGGAAGATTACTATATTACCCAGGACGGAGGCCTCACAAGGCATGAGAATACCGTATATTTCGAGAACGATAACACAAAACGCGCCCTTCCGGTAAATAAGATTTATTCAATATACGCATACGGGCGGCTAAGTTTTTCCTCCGGTGTAGTGGATTACCTTGCAAAGAGCGGGATACCCATACATTTCTTTAATTATTATGGTTTTTATGAAGGGTCTTTCTACCCGCGCGAAACGTTGATAAGCGGTGACCTGACAGTGAAACAGACATCGAATTATCTTGACAGCGCAAAGAGGCTGATCCTTGCGAAATGTTTTGTGGAAGGCGCATGCGGCAACATTCTGCGCAACCTTAACTATTATGCGCGTGATAATAAAAGCCTGGAAACGCATATCGGCGGGATCGAATCCGAGATAGCAAGATTGCCAGGGACAGAAACCATCCCCGAAGTCATGAATGTGGAGGGGCGGATAAGGAACCTGTATTATACGGCGCTTGATGAAATATTCCCTGAGAATTATAAGATAATCAAACGGTCAAGGATGCCCCCGGAGAACAGGATGAACACACTCATCAGTTTCGGGAATTCCCTGATGTACACAACCACCCTTTCTGAGATATACAATACCCAGCTTAATCCCACCATTTCTTTCCTCCATGAGCCTTTTGAGCGAAGATTCTCGCTTGCTCTTGATGTTAGCGAGATTTTCAAGCCCATTATTATCGACAGGATCATCCTGAAGCTTGTGAATAAGAACATGCTTGATGATGATTGTTTCAGGGGCGAAATCGGGGATATGCTGCTCAGTGAGAAAGGGAAAAAATTGTTCCTGACAGAATATAATGAGAAGCTTTCCACAACCATCAAGCACAGGGGATTGGAACAAAACGTTTCATTCAAGCGGCTCATAAGACTTGAGTTATATAAACTGGTGAAGCACTGCCTCGGTGAAAAGGACTATAAGCCGCTGATTATGTGGTGGTAA
- the cas2 gene encoding CRISPR-associated endonuclease Cas2, which translates to MYVIIVYDVGIERVNKVRVYLKQYLNWVQNSVLEGELTEAEYMKVMNGLKDVIDESVDNVICYKTKDRKYLAIDEIGTKKAEITTII; encoded by the coding sequence CTGTACGTAATAATCGTTTATGATGTCGGGATTGAAAGAGTGAATAAGGTAAGGGTTTACCTGAAGCAGTATCTGAATTGGGTGCAGAACAGCGTGCTGGAAGGTGAACTAACAGAGGCTGAATACATGAAGGTTATGAATGGTCTCAAGGATGTGATCGATGAATCAGTGGATAATGTCATTTGCTACAAAACGAAAGACAGGAAGTATCTTGCTATTGATGAGATCGGGACGAAGAAAGCTGAGATAACAACGATAATATGA